The Desulfovibrio legallii genome window below encodes:
- a CDS encoding CotH kinase family protein, which yields MRNALLTLFVVALLACVGVASLTPEAARQSSPASAEPTQRESVCTQVTQAAQSLLAPQFHPAEHFFAEPVTVTLSTPQAQTRIHYTLDGSEPTPQSPVYAAPLVLTPQQNTTCVAIRAMAVAQGRTSAVSTHSYFFDSHIAERFSSYVVSLSTNPANLYDDDRGILVPGKRRALSEAQYPERPPEAHDANYKGRGRAWERPVHVEVFSPEGTRLLEQQAGLRVFGGVSRAAAQKSLRLVARKSYAGGRGKFSYPFFPELADPAAPRPVLSFDGLVLSNGGQDLEDAQLRTPLLSRLAAEAGYPWVAXVDSAAVFLNGVYYGHAFLTTRVDDSFLADLLDVPRKDITVLGGGVRELRASHKYPRLLHLYEIKTFRELALDCANRPADVTLPAAVARQIDVDNLLFYYAIEIYLDNRDWPDDQNNTKVWRYSGDAPQPLPELDGRWRYVLYDLDATTMSPWHGMKKPDNPSLARVMEKSPIFAALLKQPQLAAQFANNMCDMAFAHFTPDKVRKGMTALEARSQKEVRYAAQYGAYSPPGLWQTITTGRQNILHFFEKRPEAVLRELRAAFGYTDLYAVRVQGRARCNTVGGENPAGWYFVENSVIIEPLLLPGTALDHWEVNGLVRRGATLTVSAKDAVDGRVQVRLVSRPAPVPFVLEDAYDQDVLCGFVLHNISAAPQRADGLYLSDRLDRPRKFSVKDLVLQPGERVRFVGKKHHHAKALLQRNVNFNPRRGETVYLRDGSGNILSSVRVR from the coding sequence ATGCGCAACGCGCTCCTGACGCTGTTTGTCGTTGCCCTGCTGGCCTGCGTGGGTGTTGCCTCGCTGACGCCGGAAGCGGCCCGCCAGAGCTCGCCTGCCAGCGCAGAACCCACCCAGAGGGAAAGCGTTTGCACCCAGGTCACCCAGGCCGCCCAGAGCCTGCTGGCGCCGCAGTTCCATCCCGCAGAGCATTTTTTTGCGGAGCCCGTCACCGTAACCCTGTCCACGCCGCAGGCCCAGACCCGTATTCACTACACCCTTGACGGTTCCGAGCCTACGCCGCAAAGCCCTGTGTACGCCGCGCCTCTTGTCCTGACGCCGCAACAGAACACCACCTGCGTGGCGATCAGGGCCATGGCCGTGGCCCAAGGCCGGACCAGCGCCGTCAGCACGCACAGTTATTTTTTTGATTCCCACATTGCCGAGCGGTTTTCGTCCTACGTCGTTTCCCTTTCCACAAACCCGGCCAATCTCTACGACGATGACCGCGGCATCCTGGTGCCGGGCAAACGGCGCGCGCTCTCCGAGGCGCAATACCCGGAACGCCCGCCCGAAGCCCATGACGCCAACTACAAGGGCCGTGGGCGCGCATGGGAGCGCCCCGTCCATGTGGAAGTCTTCAGCCCGGAGGGCACACGTCTTCTGGAGCAGCAGGCCGGGCTGCGGGTTTTTGGCGGCGTTTCACGCGCGGCAGCGCAAAAGTCCTTGCGGCTTGTGGCTCGCAAAAGCTATGCCGGGGGACGTGGCAAGTTTTCCTATCCTTTTTTCCCGGAGCTGGCTGACCCGGCCGCCCCGCGCCCCGTTCTTTCCTTTGACGGGCTGGTGCTCAGCAACGGCGGCCAGGACCTGGAAGACGCTCAGCTGCGCACGCCCCTGCTTTCCCGCCTGGCGGCCGAGGCCGGTTACCCCTGGGTGGCCCYGGTTGATTCCGCCGCCGTCTTCCTCAACGGCGTCTACTATGGGCACGCCTTCCTGACCACGAGGGTGGACGACAGCTTTCTGGCCGATCTTCTGGATGTGCCCAGAAAGGACATCACTGTACTGGGCGGCGGCGTGCGGGAGCTGCGTGCATCTCATAAGTATCCGCGTTTGCTGCATCTTTATGAGATAAAAACGTTTCGCGAACTTGCCCTGGACTGTGCAAACCGTCCTGCGGACGTCACGCTGCCGGCGGCTGTTGCCCGGCAAATAGATGTGGACAATCTGCTTTTCTACTACGCCATAGAAATCTATCTGGACAACCGGGACTGGCCCGACGACCAGAACAACACCAAAGTCTGGCGCTACAGCGGCGACGCGCCCCAGCCTCTGCCGGAACTGGACGGCCGCTGGCGCTATGTGCTCTACGACCTGGACGCCACCACCATGAGCCCCTGGCATGGCATGAAAAAGCCCGACAACCCCAGCCTTGCGCGGGTCATGGAAAAAAGTCCGATTTTTGCCGCCTTGCTTAAGCAGCCCCAGTTGGCGGCACAGTTTGCCAACAATATGTGTGACATGGCTTTTGCCCACTTTACTCCCGACAAGGTCCGCAAGGGTATGACGGCTCTGGAGGCCCGCAGCCAAAAAGAAGTCCGTTACGCGGCCCAATACGGCGCATACAGCCCGCCTGGCCTGTGGCAAACCATCACCACAGGTCGACAAAACATCCTGCATTTCTTTGAAAAACGTCCAGAAGCTGTGCTGCGCGAGCTGCGCGCCGCCTTCGGCTATACCGATCTCTATGCGGTGAGGGTTCAGGGTCGGGCCCGCTGCAACACTGTGGGGGGAGAAAACCCCGCGGGCTGGTATTTTGTAGAAAACTCCGTTATCATAGAACCTTTGCTGTTGCCTGGCACTGCCCTGGACCATTGGGAGGTCAATGGCCTTGTGCGCCGAGGGGCAACCCTGACGGTTTCCGCCAAAGACGCCGTGGACGGCCGCGTGCAGGTCAGGCTGGTGAGCCGGCCGGCCCCTGTGCCCTTTGTGCTGGAAGACGCCTACGACCAGGATGTCCTGTGCGGTTTTGTTCTGCATAACATCAGTGCGGCGCCGCAGCGCGCGGACGGCCTCTACCTGAGCGACAGGCTGGACAGGCCGCGTAAATTTTCTGTGAAGGATCTGGTGCTGCAGCCCGGCGAGCGCGTCCGATTTGTGGGCAAAAAACATCACCATGCCAAAGCGCTGCTGCAGCGCAACGTCAACTTCAACCCCAGGCGGGGTGAAACCGTCTATCTGCGCGACGGATCCGGAAACATCCTTTCCTCCGTTCGCGTGCGGTAA
- a CDS encoding DUF4956 domain-containing protein, producing the protein MTEEIRQILLLLSQQESLGLVSLATTLAVALGCGLAIYLLYKYFYRGVVYSENFGVLLLLVSGVTAFIIITIGTNFVLSLGMVGALSIVRFRAPVKDPLDVGFLYWSIAAGLTAGARLYTVAIFGTAVLGLVYILMNYARKEKRVFLLILRYATEVDAAVAALLTPLKGKLKNKSCRNGLTELTLEVRLKNSRTVFLETLAAAPGVETATLVEYNGDYV; encoded by the coding sequence ATGACCGAAGAAATCCGCCAGATCCTGCTTCTGCTGTCACAACAGGAGAGCCTCGGCCTTGTTTCCCTGGCCACCACCCTGGCCGTAGCCCTGGGCTGCGGTCTGGCCATCTATCTGCTCTACAAATACTTTTACCGCGGCGTGGTCTACAGCGAAAATTTCGGCGTCCTGCTTTTGCTGGTCAGCGGCGTCACGGCCTTTATTATTATTACTATCGGCACCAACTTTGTGCTTTCGCTGGGCATGGTGGGCGCGCTCTCCATTGTCCGCTTCCGCGCGCCGGTCAAGGATCCCCTGGATGTGGGCTTTCTGTATTGGAGCATCGCCGCCGGGCTCACCGCCGGGGCGCGGCTGTACACGGTGGCCATCTTCGGCACGGCAGTGCTGGGGCTGGTCTACATCCTCATGAATTACGCGCGCAAGGAAAAGCGCGTTTTCCTGCTCATCCTGCGCTACGCCACCGAGGTCGATGCGGCTGTCGCCGCCCTGCTCACGCCCCTCAAGGGCAAGCTGAAAAACAAAAGCTGCCGCAACGGGCTGACGGAACTGACCCTGGAAGTCCGGCTCAAAAACAGCCGGACCGTCTTTCTGGAAACCCTGGCCGCCGCCCCTGGCGTGGAAACCGCCACATTGGTGGAGTACAACGGCGATTACGTTTAA
- a CDS encoding polyphosphate polymerase domain-containing protein: MSFPSPLPRHAPAAQLGFRQERKYYLTPSDAAVLRQRVAWLLRPDAYSQDGPYHISSLYFDDIYDTALRQKQCGALVRDKWRVRWYNGATAQARLERKHKCGDLSRKEQTWLNAAQFERLNRGDCACAAGEDAPVWRALYAAWLRSWLRPVVRVDYDREAFSYTPGNVRVTFDSNLRAARPGAAFSLPVQTDGLVILELKCDGFLPSVVAGLFAGMEFNQLAISKYVMARFCLMEHGCS, from the coding sequence ATGTCCTTCCCGTCGCCCCTGCCCCGGCACGCGCCCGCCGCGCAGCTTGGCTTTCGCCAAGAGCGCAAATACTACCTTACTCCGTCCGACGCGGCCGTGCTGCGGCAAAGGGTGGCCTGGCTGCTGCGTCCGGACGCGTATTCGCAGGACGGCCCCTACCACATCAGCAGCCTGTATTTTGACGATATCTACGACACGGCCCTGCGGCAGAAGCAGTGCGGGGCGCTGGTGCGGGACAAATGGCGGGTACGCTGGTACAACGGCGCCACGGCGCAGGCGCGGCTGGAGCGCAAGCACAAGTGCGGCGATCTTTCCCGCAAGGAGCAGACCTGGCTCAATGCGGCGCAGTTTGAACGGCTGAATCGGGGAGATTGCGCCTGTGCTGCCGGGGAGGATGCGCCGGTGTGGCGGGCGCTGTACGCCGCCTGGCTGCGGTCCTGGCTGCGGCCGGTGGTGCGGGTGGACTACGACCGCGAGGCTTTCAGCTATACGCCGGGCAATGTGCGTGTGACGTTTGACAGCAACCTGCGGGCCGCCCGGCCCGGCGCTGCGTTTTCTTTGCCCGTGCAGACGGACGGGCTGGTCATTCTGGAACTGAAGTGCGACGGTTTTCTGCCCAGCGTGGTGGCCGGTTTGTTCGCGGGCATGGAGTTCAACCAGTTGGCCATCTCCAAATACGTCATGGCCCGATTCTGCCTCATGGAGCACGGCTGCAGTTAA
- a CDS encoding methylenetetrahydrofolate reductase — MNIGRKIRAAGAPFCSLEFFPPADAAQLPEFYATVERLRGLAPLFVSVTYGAGGARQQNTLTVTTELARRGLTAMAHLTCVGAEAASIAAFVAALRAAGVDNVLALRGDPPARQAGDQPWDWSRARFRHAADLVAFVREREPGMGIGVAAYPAPHPESPSFAEDRRRTAEKLRAGADFALSQLFFDAREYEDLVAHLRAQGIAIPIVPGILPIQSFDSLRRVLSLCGANIPGKLYLDLEAADARGGAQAVRDVGLDFAVRQIRRLLDSGAPGIHLYTLNKAELCLRLAQEAGLACGQPCATRS, encoded by the coding sequence ATGAACATTGGCCGAAAAATCCGCGCCGCCGGCGCGCCTTTTTGTTCCCTGGAATTTTTTCCGCCCGCGGATGCGGCCCAGCTGCCGGAATTTTACGCCACGGTGGAGCGTCTGCGCGGCCTGGCCCCGCTGTTTGTTTCGGTAACCTACGGCGCGGGCGGCGCACGGCAGCAGAACACCCTCACCGTCACCACGGAACTGGCCCGGCGCGGTCTCACGGCCATGGCCCACCTCACCTGCGTGGGGGCGGAGGCGGCGTCCATCGCGGCCTTTGTAGCTGCCCTGCGCGCCGCCGGGGTGGATAATGTACTGGCCCTGCGCGGCGATCCGCCCGCCCGCCAGGCCGGCGACCAGCCCTGGGACTGGAGCCGGGCGCGCTTTCGTCACGCGGCGGACCTGGTGGCCTTTGTGCGCGAGCGCGAACCGGGTATGGGCATAGGGGTAGCAGCCTACCCCGCGCCGCATCCCGAATCCCCCTCCTTTGCCGAAGACCGTCGCCGCACGGCGGAAAAGCTCCGGGCCGGCGCGGACTTTGCTTTGAGCCAGCTTTTTTTTGACGCCCGCGAGTATGAAGATCTGGTGGCCCATTTGCGCGCCCAGGGCATTGCCATCCCCATTGTGCCGGGCATTCTGCCCATCCAGAGCTTTGACTCCTTACGCCGGGTGCTTTCCCTGTGCGGCGCCAACATCCCCGGCAAACTTTATCTGGACCTGGAAGCCGCCGATGCCAGGGGCGGCGCGCAGGCCGTGCGTGACGTGGGTTTGGACTTTGCCGTGCGACAGATCCGCCGTCTGCTGGACAGCGGCGCACCCGGCATCCATTTGTACACCCTCAACAAGGCCGAGCTCTGCCTGCGCCTGGCGCAGGAGGCTGGGTTGGCCTGCGGACAGCCATGCGCAACGCGCTCCTGA